The stretch of DNA TAACCCCATTGTCTACACCACCTATTTTGGCCACCAGCTGTGGGGTGTTTTCACTGTCTCCCATAGTGTCTACACTGGCTCCTATGACCACTGTCTATGTAAACACCCCACTTTTTCTACACTGGTTCTCCTAGGCACTCTCTAAAGTGCCCCCCGACACTGTCTACACTGACTCCCTGGAGAACTGTCTGCATTCACCTCCCACATTGTATCGACCAGTTCCCCTGAGCCACGATCAACTGTCTCTGCCGGGTGCTAGTTGCATTGATCTTCTCACATTGTTTGTGCTGGCTCCCCTAAGCAGTGTCTGCAGAGTCCCCCAGTGTAGTCTCCATGCTCCTCTGCCCAATATTGTCTACACTGGCTCATCTACAGGCTATCCAGTCTCACCCCACAtcaccacactggcctccttgtgTTCTGTCTGCACAGCCCCCTGACAGCATCTGTCCTGATTCTCCTGCACAGCGTTACCTCCACCAGCTCCCTCACGGCATCATCGACATTGACACCCACACATTTATCTCCACTGACAGCCCCAGGACTCTCTAACCAGTGCTGTCTAACAGAAATAGCATGCAAGCTGCATATAGGATTTTCAATTCTCCAGCAGCCaccccattaaaaaattaaaagaaagaggccaggcacggtggctcatgcctgtaatcccagcactttgggaggccgaggcaggtggatcacctgaggtcaggcattcaagaccagcctgatcaatgtggtgaaactctgtcttcactaaaaaatacaaaaattagccaggcatggtggcgggtgcctgtaatcccagctactcgggaggctgaggcaggagaatcgcttgaacctgggaggcagagattgcagtgagcgagatcgcgccattgcactccagcctgggcaacagagcaagactccatctcaaaaacaagaaaagaaagagatgaagtttatttgtttatttatttatctatttatttatttgagacggggtcttactctgtcacccagactggagtgcagtggcacagctcactgcagcctcaacctcctgggcttaagtgatcctcccacctcagcctcagtctcctgagtagctgggactacaggcgtgtgacaccatgcctagctaatttttgtttttgtttttgtttttttgttttgtgatgaagtcttgctctgtcacccaggctagagtgcagtggcgcgatctcaactcactgcagcctccgcctctcgggttcaagcgattctcctgcctcagcctcccgagtagctgggattacaagccctggccacagtgcccagctaatttttgtatttgtggtagagacgggatttcaccgtgttggccagactggtctcaaactcctgacctcgtgatccacccaccttggcctcccaaattgctgggattacagacatgagccaccgcacccggcctatttttattttttctggagacaggatctctctatgttgcccaggctggtctcgaaccctggtctcaagtgatcctcctgcctcaacctcccaaggtactgggattacaggcatgagccactgtgcctggccaaaattaatttttaataattgccttTACTTAACCCAATAtacctaaaatattatttcaacttgtaattgtttttttaaaattattcttgagATCTTTCCCATTTATTTTGTCCTAGTAAAGcctttgaaatctggtgtgtatttcGGCCTGGCTATATTTCGAGTGCTTGGTAGTCACATGTGGCCAGTAGgtgccatattggacagcacagatctaGACTAAGCTCCCACATCATCTACACTGGCTCATCCAAATACTGTCTACACACACAGAGCCTGTCTTAATTTCTTCAGCTCCCAGGGACACACTGTGTATGTGGGGGTGATCTCACCCCCACCACAACATTTTCAACACTGGCCCGACAATATAGCATCTGCTGTAATATTCCAACACCCTGTCTACACTGAGCCCATCAGTAATATCCACACAAGCTCTTCTAGACATCATTCATACTGTTCCTCCCACCATTGTCTATACTGCTTACTCCCCGCCAGGCAATTGGTACACAGATTCCCTCAGGTACTGTCTATACTGGAGTCCCTCAACACTGTCACTGGGTCTGAGCGAGGAGGAGATCTACACTGACTCCTACCCCTCGCCCCcgaataaaaccctgtctcattGGCCTGCCCCCAAGGACATGGAAAGGTCTTCGCTGTCAATCACGTATGGGATGGCTGAGCAGCAGCCTAGAGCAGGGTTATCTGGGACTCTTTCCTGCAGGACTTGTCAGAACCTTGAATACACTGCTGTGTATTGTGAGTGGTCATtgcctatgagtgagaaaaggAGGAGGCATTTTCCTGCAGGACACCCAAGACATGCCTGGTCCAGGCTACCCAGGAAAGCTAGTGGAGAAAAGCAGCTCCTCAGAAGccttctccatgtccccactgaCCAAGGACTCCCAGGCTTCTGCTCTCTGTGGCACCCCATCTACCTAGACTCCTCCTAGGCCTCTCCAGCTCCTGctgttttccaaatatccccAGGCCTTTTCCTGCAGTGTCGTGAATCCCACGTAGCCCCAGGCCCCCCAAAGCCTCCCAGTCTCTGAACCTCTGTATCCATTTCCTGCAGACCCCCCAGAGGTATCCATCTCTGGCTATGATAACAACTGGTACCTTGGCCAGAATGAGGCCATCCTGACCTGCGACGCTCGCAGCAACCCAGAGCCCACAGGCTATAATTGGAGCACGTGAGTCCTGGGTctcagggaggaggggctgggggtctgGATTTCTAGGACTGacggaggaggggctgggggcctggactcctgggactgagggagaaggggctgggggcctggacccctgggtctgagggaggagaggCTGGAAGCCTGGACCCCTGGGTCTGAGGCAGGACGGACTGGGGCCTGGACTCCCGGTCTAAGAGAGGAGGgagattcagaaaagaaaaaaagagaaggaggttGACTTCGGGCCCCCCAGTGGGGGGCATCTCTGTTTTGCAGTTGAGGCATTTAGCAGGTGGTTGAATCCTGGCTGGTGGACGCACCTGCTTTTTGGGGTGTGCCTGCTCTGTGCCCGGTACTTCCCCCAAATCCCATGTGACCCCATGCTGTGCACAGTCAGCAGCTGTTGCCCTGCCCAGGTTAAAGACCAGCCACGAGAGGGCAGAAGCGGCCCTTGAATCAGCGCCTGGCTCCAAAGCTGGTCCTCTGCCTCTTGGCCAAGCTTGTCTAACCTGCAGGCCAcataatttgtaaactttcttaaaacattatgagactttttttttgcGAATTTTTTTAGCTTATTAGCTATGattagtgttagtatattttatgtatggcccaGGAcagttcttcttcttccaatgtggcccagggaagccaaaagtttGGACACCCCCACTCTAGACTGTAACCACGTCACCATCACCTTGTGTAACCTACTTGGTTATCTCTGGATGGAGCAAGTACTATATCCCCATTGTCTAGATGAGAAAGTGGAGGCTCACAGCAATAAGATTTCCCCAGATTCACACTGAGGCTGAGATCAAGAGCAAGGtaagaaaaaggcaaagagataatacataattttataatacataattttacataaattacataattttactgaaccgcccttttttttttaaagaaggggctctgtcgccaaggctggagtgcagtggcgtgatcatagctcactgcagcctggacctccctgggctcaggtgatcctcccacctcagcctcctgagtagctgggactacaggcacacaccaccacactcagctaattttgttgtattttttttgcagagacagggtttcgccacattgcccaggctggtctgcaactcctgggctcaagcaatcaacccacctcagcctcctaaagtgctgggattacaggcgtgagccacctcgcccagccttaGGTCTTTTTCCTTATTACAAAAATAACTTGTGTCCACTGTAGAAATATCAAACAATTTAGTTatgagcaaaaagaagaaagtagtGCCTATAGTCAAGTGTACCCAGCCACCTCCAGAAATACCCAGTGACCCCTTATTATACAtccttctgtcttttttctctctgtttctaaaCAAAGACTGGAattatgctgtacatataattttGAAACTTTTCGTCTATCTTGTGAATACCTTTCCATGTCAAAGCACATAGATCCACAACTCCATTTTCCCCCACGTTGTATTAGGAAGACtgtcaaacatacagaaaaatcatAGGAATTTTCCAGTGAACACTTAAGATTCCACCACGTGGATTCCCCCGCTAACATTTTACTGTGCTTGCTTTATCACGTTTCTGTGATTCCTTCAGTCCCTCTATTCATCCATCAATCATATTATGCATTTCAGAGCACCCCCAgctcccctgctttttttttttttttttgaggcagggcctcactctgttgctcaggctgtagtgcagtggcacaatcacagctcactgcagccttgaattcctgggctcaagcgatcctccagcttcagcctcccaggtagctgggactacaggcacacaccaccacgcctggctaacctGGCCCCTTTTTTAGTGTTGCTGGGATTccaccactttaaaaaaaaattcaaagaatagagacaggatctcactatgttgcccaggctggtcttgaactcctgtactcaagcagtcctctcacctgggcctcccaaagggcaGGGAAGGGATTCCAACATATATGGATGTCATCAGTTATTTAACCAGTCCCTAGTAGAGGACACAGAtgtcattttccattttcaacTCTGCAAATGCCATGGTGGTGTCCATCCCCACTGGTCACTTGTCAGCAGTTGTCCGTGGAAGGAATTGCTGGTCAAAGGTTTTCAACTGGTGTGATGGTGCCTTTACTGTCCTGCCTCAAAGCACCACAATTCAGGCTCTTGAGCCAGATAGCTGCGTTTGCATCCCAGCTCTGCGGAGCACCCAAAGCCTGATGCTTCCATCTCCTCCACTTCTGTTCATTAAACAAGTGTTCCTTGACTACTTACTGTGTGCCGGGTGCAATTAACCAACATACGTTGGTCGATAAAACAGACCAAATTTCCTCCCCATATAGAGCTTCCATTCTAGTGGTGAAAGAAACAAGAAGCAAGATAaagtgtgtagtgtgtgtgcaaTGGTGATAAATACCGTGGAGAAGATAAAGCAGAGAAGGGAATGGGACTGGGCtccatggctcatacctgtaatcccagcactttgggaggcagagatgggaggatcacttgaggctaagagttcaagaccagcctggccaacatggcgaaaccccatctctaccaaaaaagatacaaaaattggccgggtgtggtggcatgcacctgtagtcccagctactcaggaggctgaggtgggaagattccatgcacccaggaggtggaggttgcagtgagtcaagatggtgccactgcactccagcctgggtgacagagtgagacgctgtctcaaaaaaataataattaaataaaaagagaaggggATGGGAAGGGTGATCATCACAGTTGAAATAGGGTGGCCAAGTGAGGTGTTACTAAGGTGACATCCCAGCAGAGGCCTGAAGGAGATGAGGGTGAGCTCTGCGGGTGCCTAGGGGGAAAGCATtccagcagagggaacagcatgggcAAACCCATTTCTATCCATCAGTCCCTGCATAAGCAAACACCCTGGACACCTAACTGGAGAGTTTGAGGACCAACAAAGAGGCCACTGTGGATGCAGAGGCGGGAGCAAAGGGGAGAGTAATGGAAAACGTGGGCGGAGGTAGCAGGGGCCAGATCACGTGGGGCCTGTGACACCAGAAGACTTCGGTTTAACTCTGAGCCAGGCTAGGCCGCCAGAGGGTACTGAGCTGAGGTATGGGAACTGACTTAAGGTTCACAGGCGACCTCTGGTGGCCATGTGGGGAACAGACGAGGGGGCGAGGGCAGAAATGGAGCCCAGCGTGGAGGCGGCTGCTGGGGGCCGGGATGCACAGCGCCAGAGCAGGGAGGTACCGTGGAAGCCCTGAGGAGAGGTGGGATTCTGGATGGATCTTAAGGCGGGGCCGACATGATTGGCTAATGGGTTGGGTGCGGGCATGAGAGGAAGGGAAGAGTCGGGGGGCCTCCAGAGTTGCTCTCCGCTTATGCTATAGAGGGCGTGAGGGTTTCTGGGCACGTAGTGAGTGCTCAATCACTGTCACTCCGGACCTGCAGCAGAGGCCACCTCCTCACCTTTCTGTCTCTCCCAGGACCATGGGTCCCCTGCCACCCTTTGCTGTGGCCCAGGGCGCCCAGCTCCTGATCCGTCCTGTGGACAAACCAATCAACACAACTTTAATCTGCAACGTCACCAATGCCCTAGGAGCTCGCCAGGCAGAACTGACCGTCCAGGTCAAAGGTGAGGAACTCCCTGGGTGGGAAGAACAGGGACCAAAGGAAGAGGTCGAGGCAGAGTTCCCTCTCTAATGCTCTCTGGCTCCCATCCTTCTCCTAAGCCTTCTCACAAAAGGACCAGTGGGGCCAGCTTTACTCCCCTGTTAACTCCATACCTATATCACTGGTACCGTTGTTCAGCTGCCTGGATACACTCCCTTCACACACACAGGTTGGGATAGATGTGGAATCCCTCTCTCTCAGGGACTCAGGCCTTTCCAAATATATTAGGCAGACCTCTATCAATTGCAATTGACAGAAACACAAAGTAGtctaagcaaaaaaaaacaaacaaaacaggactTTATTGAAAATTCACCTTCAGGTATGGTTAGATCCAGGGGCTCCAACCATGTAACCCAGgaacttttattttatacatcTCTTGTCTCTGCTTTTCGTTATACTGGCTTTATTCTCAGGCAGGCTCTTAAGCAAGATGGCCCTCAGCAGGGACAGGCTCACATTCTACCAGAATGGCAACAGCAGGAGAAAAAACATACCACTTTCAATAACTGTAGCCAAAGTCCCAGGGCTGGCTCTCATTGGCCCAGCTTAGGCCACAGCCCACCTATGAACCAATCATAGCAGCCAGGGAGAATGGAATATTCTGATTGGCCAGGCCTGTGTCAAAGTCCCATTCTAGGCACCAGAGGGTGGGATCCATTCCACCTGAATTAAATAGACTGAGGCAGTGGAGTGGTGGCTCCCTAAGGAAATTCAAGATGCCATTTCAAGAATGAGGGATAAACCCCAAGAGTTTCCTTACCTAAATAcctgtttccttctctttcagaGGGACCTCCCAGTGAGCACTCAGGCATGTCCCGTAATGCCATCATCTTCCTGGTTCTGGGAATCCTGATTTTTCTGATCCTGCTGGGGATCGGGATTTATTTCTATTGGTCCAGATGTTCCCGTGAGTTCCTTTGGCACTGTCATCTGTGTCCCTCGAGTGAGCATCGCCAGAGCTGCCgtaattgagcacctactatgtgctgggctctGTGCTGAGTCCTTCCCGTGTGCCTCTCACTGAATCCTCACCCCACTGCCATGAGGTTTCCCCCATTTAACTGATGAGGGTGCAGAGCCAGGGAGTCTTGTTCACTGGTTCATTGATtacatttacaaatattatttgcAGAGTGGGAGAAGAGGGTATAGGGTCTTAATGCCATGGTAGGGACTTTGGAATTTAATTCAGGTGATGTGGGAGTCCCTGCCAGATGGATGGAGGGTGAAATAATGCTTAACCCCTCAGCCTTACTCCATCTGCCTTGTTCAGGAGTGACTCCTAGGAGGAGGTGGCAGGAACTGGCACCTCTGATCCTCAGCTCTAAAAGGGTCTGATGCTTTCACACCTCAAGAGATTTGCACAGGCCGTTCCCCTGCCTGGAGCACCCTCCCATGGCTACTTCTGGAGAAGTGTGCCAGCTAATTCTGTAATCAGAGGAACGATACTTTGCTGAACACTGTCTACATGCCACTTTGTATGTATAACCCCCtcgattttaatttttaatttttttattatttatgtatttatttatttatttttgagacaggctctcactgtcgcccaggctggagtgcagtggtgcgatctcggctcactgtagccttcacctcccaggttcaagcgattctcatgcctcagcctcccgaggagcggggattacaggcacgcactactatgcccagcaatttttgtatttttaggagagacagcgtttcgccatgttggccaggctggtctcaaacccctggcctcctgtgatccacccgcctcagcctcccaaagtgctgggattacaggcatgagccaccacacttggcctgtaCAATCTCCTTGAATGCTCACAACCACCCAGCAAAGTGGTTCTCCCGTGAGCCCCATGTTACAGAGGAGGAAGTATTTGCTTTGAGAGATGAAGTTACCTGCCAATGGTCAAACAGCTGGAAATGGTTGTTGGGGAGAAGAAGCCAGATCTTTGACTACCAAGCTTTTCCTTCAACCACTAAACAAAGCTGCTTCCTTACATCCCAGATGGATACTCCCTcatccaggaagccctccctgacccccaagcatgAGCCAAGCATCCACTAGGCTCTCCCACTCCAGCCTTGCCCATTCTGGGTCATCACCGTGGGGGACTTGTTTGTCATCCCCAGTGGACTGTGAGCCCCAAGAGAGCAGACCTGAGGCTGTCACTGTCATGACTGTGTCCCCAGGACCGCCTACCACTGGGCCGGGCATAAAAGAGGCACTCGAGGAAGTGTTTGCTGAGTGATGCAATGTGTCAACTccagagccagactgcctgtATCTGGGCCCTAAAGCTACTGCTTGATTAGTGATGTCACCATAGGCAAATAGCTTAATCTgtatgactcagtttcctcatctgtaaaatggggtgatGGTACCTAATAATACAGTAAAGCACTTAACACAGCAGGTGGCACATGGTAAGCCACATACTGGGTATGTATTAGCTATGattgttattgctattattactattattgttattattaacatAAACTGCACAAGAgcaggctttttgtttgtttgtttgtttttgtttttgttttgttttgagacaagatcttgctctgttgcccagactggagtagtgcagtgatgtgatcttggctcactgcagcctcaacctcccaggctcaggtgattctcccacctcagcctctcgagtagctgggattataggcgtgcactcccacgcctggctaattttttatatttttagtagagatggagtttcgttgtgttgcccaagctggtctcaaactcctagactccagcaatccgcccacctcagcctcccagagtgctggaattataggtgtgagccaccatgcctggccaagagcaggcatttttatctgttttgttcacagctgtgtccccagcacctagaatgtacctggcacaaagtagacATTCACCATTTGCTGAATAATACTACTATTTGCTAAATAAACCCCTGTTGAATAGTCTAGGAAACtgaacacagagaggttaagtcacttgtccaagttcacacagctccTAAAGGACAGAGATGGAATTTGAACCCATCCATCTGGTTCCAGAGCCAGGCTCAATATTTATGGATATTTCATAACCAAGTGAATAACTGGATGGCTAAATCCTTAGAAAGCACACCCACCATCCCTGTCTGACACACGTGTATACCATTAAGGGAAATGGCACCCCCATGTAATAGCAGAGGCAGAACTTGACATTTTCAGGGCCCTGACACCCAGGCATGTCTTCTTCCCATGCTTCCCAGCGTTATTCCTTCCTGACGACTTCCCCTCCTATTTCCCCAGGTACGGAGCATGCCAGTGCCTCAGCTAATGGGGTAAGTGCAGTGTTGGAGCTAAGGAGGGTGTGGGGTCTGCACGGACTACAGACCAGATGTCTTCAGATGCCCACAGCCCGGCCTCAGGAGCCTGGGTCTTTTCTCCTGGTGCCTCGAGCGGCATTTCCCAACCCTTCCTGCTGGGCGGAATCCCCTGTAGAGTTTGCTAAGACGCAGCCCCAGACAGTCTGGTCTGTGATGGGGtcagggaatctgcattttaatatccgctccctcccccccgccccccgccccccgccccctcaATTCCACCCATGGCCACACCTTGAGAAGCACTGCCCTGGCTtccagggagagaggaggggacgGGCCTGCAGTTCTTTGCACATGGGGCTTCAGTGGGAAGATGTTTGACTTTGTTCAAAAGAGCTCCAAGGCTAAAGTTTGAAAACCCTCTTCTAGCATATCTCCTATTCAGCTGTGAGCAGAGAGAACAGCTCTTTCCAGGATCCACAGACAGAGGGCACAAGGTGACAGCGTCAGGACTGAGAGGGGAGAGAGACTGGAGCTGGCAAGGACATGGGCCTCCAGAGTTGGACCCGACCCCAATGGATGAAGACCCCCTCCAAAGAGACCAGCCTCCCTCCCTGTGCCAGACCTCAAAACGAGGGGGGCAGGTGCAAGTTCATAGGTCTCCAAGACCACCCTCCGTTCATTTGCTAGAAGGACTCACTAGACTCAGGAAAGCTGTTAGGCTCACAGTTACAGTTTATTACAGTAAAAGGACAGAGATTAAGATCAGCAAAGGGAGGAGGTGCACAGCACACATTCCACGACAGATGAGGCGACGGCTTCCATCTGCCCTCTCCCAGTGGAGCCATATAGGCAGCACCTGATTCTCACAGCAACATGTGACAACATGCAAGAAGTACTGCCAATACTGCCAACCAGAGCAGCTCACTCAAGATCTTTGTGtccagagttttttgtttgtcttgagacagggtctggctctgttggcagactggagtacagtggtgagatcacagttcactgcagccttgacttctcaactccaagtcatcctcccacctcagcctcctgagtagctatgactacaggtatgtgccaccacgtctggctaatctttttattatttgtaaagtcgagatttccctgtgttgcccaggctggtcttgaactcttggcttcaagtgatacttctgccttggcctcccaaagtgctgaattaaGCAGCTCACCATCCACACGGCTGACCTCATACGTCAAGCCAATACCATGTGGCCCAAGACCCCCACCATAAATCACATCATTAGCATGAACCACCCAGAGTGGCTCAAGACTCCCAGATCAGCTACCAGGCAGGATATTCCAAGGGCTTAGAGATGAATGCCCAGGAGCTGAGGATAAAGGGCCCGATCTTTCTTTGGGCAAGGTTAAGCCTTTACTGCATAGCAGACCACACAGAAGGGTGTGGACCACCAGAGAATTTTGGTAAAAATTTGGCCTCTGGCCTTGAGCTTCTAAATCGCTGTATCCGTCAGATCTCTGTGGTTACAAGAAACAGCCACTGACCCTGGTCACCAGAGGCTGCAATTCAGGCCGCAAGCAGCTGCCTGGGGGGTGTCCAAGGAGCAGAGAAAACTACTAGATGTGAACTTGAAGAAGGTTGTCAGCTGCAGCCACTTTCTGCCAGCATCTGCAGCCACTTTCTGCCAGCATCTGCAGCCAGCAAGCTGGGACTGGCAGGAAATAACCCACAAAAGAAGCAAATGCAATTTCCAACACAAGGGGGAAGGGATGCAGGGGGAGGCAGCGCTGCAGTTGCTCAGGACATGCTCCTATAGGACCAAGATGGATGCGACCCAAGACCCAGGAGGCCCAGCTGCTCAGTGCAACTGACAAGTTAAAAAGGTCTATGATCTTGAGGGCAGACACCAGAATTCCTCTTATAAAGAAAACTATTTGGGAAAATACGTTGAGGGAGAGAAGACCTTGGGCCAAGATGCTAAATGGGAATGCAAAGCTTGAGCTGCTCTGCAAGAGAAAATAAGCAGGACAGAGAATTTGCTCTGGACAGAGATGGAAGAGCCGGGAACAGAGAAGTGTGGGGAAGAGATAGGAACCAGCAGGATGGCAGGGGCAAAGGGCTCAAGGGTGAGGAGGCCAGTGGGACCCCACAGAGTTGGGGAGATAAAGGAACATTGGTTGCTTTGGTGGCATGTAAGCTCCTTGTCTGTCTCCAGCACCCAGAATCTCATTAAAGCTTATTTATTATACCTCCAGCGGCTGCGTGCAATGGGGTCTCTTGTGGAAATCAAGGAGCAGACGGGTTTCATGTGTACTGTCACCACGTGGGATGGAACCAGAGGCATGGAAGCAAGATGCTAAATGAAGAGGGCCATAAGGGCTGGGATTCCCAGGCACCTTAGGAacagcttgtctttttttttttcctctccagaaaaaatgtttaaggGACGGtgtctcctgtcacccaggctggagtgcagtggcatgatcatagctcattgcagcctctaactccagggctcaagcagtcctcccacttcagcctcccaagtagctgtgaccacagctgCCCctcaccatgccaagctaatttttttaattagatagTACATAAATGTCCCAAAATTAGAAGTTATAAAAAGACATGAGGGATCCATTCTAATTTGTGTTTGGAGTGTAATGGTCCAGCTccattcttctgcacatggataTACAGTTttacacaacactgtgaatgtaatgAATGCCACTGAATCATACACTCAAAAATAGCTAAAATGGCAAATTGTTATCTCTTTTTAACcaccatttttgaaaattaattatacCAAAAAACCATTGAATagtgcactttatttatttattatttgtctatttatttatttattttagaaacaagagtctcactttgttgcccaggctggagtgcagtggcgtgatcatggctcattgcagcctcgacctgctggGCTCGGGctatccttccatctcagcctcccgagtagctgggactataggtgggcgccaccccacctggctaaatttctttataacttttgtagagataggcatctcactatgttgcctaggctgggctggaactcctgggctcaagtgctcctccggccttggcctcccaaagtgctaggattacagatgtgagccaccgggcccaccCTGAACCTTACTTTTTTTGCTCAGTTTCTGGTAATTCAGAGAATGCCTCCTTAGTTCTACACCTACCTCATATTCCATGGGAGGGATGTACAGGGCTTTTTTAACGAGGCCTCTAAGGACAGGCATTTGTATCATTTCCAGCCTTTTACTATTACAATGTTGTAGTGAATAACTTTACACactgtcatttattttactttttttttttttattttagagacaggaatcttgccatcttgcccaggctggtctcaaattcctgggcccaaacaatcctcccgccttggcctcctaaagtactgggatttataggcataagccaccgtgcctggccaatgcaCACTGTCAT from Gorilla gorilla gorilla isolate KB3781 chromosome 20, NHGRI_mGorGor1-v2.1_pri, whole genome shotgun sequence encodes:
- the PVR gene encoding poliovirus receptor isoform X3 — protein: MEETHVSQLTWARHGESGSMAVFHQTQGPSYSESKRLEFVAARLGAELRNASLRMFGLRVEDEGNYTCLFVTFPQGSRSVDIWLRVLAKPQNTAEVQKVQLTGEPVPVARCVSTGGRPPAQITWRSDLGGMPNTSQVPGFLSGTVTVTSLWILVPSSQVDGKNVTCKVEHESFEKPQLLTVNLTVYYPPEVSISGYDNNWYLGQNEAILTCDARSNPEPTGYNWSTTMGPLPPFAVAQGAQLLIRPVDKPINTTLICNVTNALGARQAELTVQVKEGPPSEHSGMSRNAIIFLVLGILIFLILLGIGIYFYWSRCSRSHCRPGWSAVVRSRLTVAFTSQVQAILMPQPPEERGLQARTTMPSNFCIFRRDSVSPCWPGWSQTPGLL